In Alloyangia pacifica, the following proteins share a genomic window:
- a CDS encoding PTS sugar transporter subunit IIA, protein MTFLELLKPQAVKVVGAASSKKRLMHDIAELAESAYGIHAASAVEALMERESLGPTGVGHGVALPHARITGIDRVHGVFILLDKPVEFEAVDRQPVDIVFALFAPEDAGVEHLKALALVSRSLRDAALCTKLRANPDPSTLYAVLTEDRSSQAA, encoded by the coding sequence ATGACCTTTCTTGAACTCCTGAAACCGCAGGCCGTGAAGGTCGTCGGGGCGGCAAGCAGCAAGAAGCGGCTGATGCATGACATCGCTGAGCTGGCCGAATCCGCCTATGGCATTCACGCGGCCTCGGCCGTGGAGGCTCTGATGGAGCGCGAAAGCCTCGGACCCACTGGTGTGGGCCACGGCGTGGCGCTGCCGCATGCCCGTATCACCGGTATCGACCGGGTGCACGGCGTGTTCATCCTGTTGGATAAACCCGTCGAATTCGAGGCGGTGGACCGGCAACCGGTGGACATCGTCTTTGCTCTCTTCGCGCCGGAAGACGCGGGCGTGGAGCACCTGAAGGCACTGGCGCTGGTGTCGCGTTCGCTGCGCGACGCGGCGCTCTGCACCAAGCTGCGGGCGAACCCCGATCCGTCGACGCTCTACGCTGTGCTGACCGAGGACCGCTCGTCGCAGGCGGCCTGA
- a CDS encoding OmpA family protein, whose protein sequence is MFRAKTTVFLTLAAAMALTACTDVNDPNRQAKNGVMIGALGGAVAGRAIGGNNDDAVKNALAGAAAGAIAGGLIGNNLDKQEAALRQQLGNNVGITNTGDRLIVTMPQDILFATDSASLRPDLQGDIATVGRSLLEYPNTSVQVIGHTDSDGAAAYNQSLSQRRASSVAALLMQQGVPSYRVQAIGRGEDQPIASNLTPEGKQQNRRVEIVILPNG, encoded by the coding sequence ATGTTCCGGGCAAAGACCACAGTTTTCCTGACGCTTGCAGCAGCCATGGCGCTGACCGCCTGTACTGACGTCAACGACCCCAACCGCCAGGCGAAGAACGGCGTGATGATCGGCGCGCTCGGCGGCGCCGTCGCCGGCCGCGCCATCGGCGGCAACAACGACGATGCGGTGAAGAACGCTCTGGCCGGTGCGGCTGCGGGCGCCATCGCCGGCGGCCTCATTGGCAACAATCTCGACAAGCAGGAAGCGGCTCTGCGCCAGCAGCTGGGCAACAATGTTGGCATCACCAACACCGGTGACCGCCTGATCGTGACCATGCCGCAGGACATCCTGTTCGCCACCGACAGCGCCTCGCTGCGCCCCGACCTGCAGGGCGATATCGCTACCGTCGGCCGCAGCCTGCTCGAGTACCCGAACACCTCCGTGCAGGTGATCGGCCACACTGACAGCGACGGCGCAGCCGCCTACAACCAGTCGCTCTCGCAGCGCCGAGCATCTTCGGTGGCCGCGCTGCTGATGCAGCAGGGCGTGCCGTCGTACCGCGTGCAGGCTATTGGTCGCGGTGAAGACCAGCCGATCGCGTCGAACCTGACGCCGGAAGGCAAGCAGCAGAACCGCCGCGTCGAGATCGTCATCCTGCCGAACGGCTGA
- a CDS encoding adenosine kinase has translation MKKYQVVGIGNAIVDVLTRADDSFLEHMGITKGIMQLIERERAELLYGAMDGRVQAPGGSVANTLAGLGNLGLRTAFIGRVHDDALGRFYAEAMEKDGTAFVNPPVPGGELPTSRSMIFVSPDGERSMNTYLGISAELGPEDVDEAVAAEAEIVFLEGYLFDKDKGKEAFIRLARACRAAGGKAGIAISDPFCVERHREDFLQLIEHEMDYVIGNEAEIRSLYQDNSLEADLERVAAICPLVICTRSGDGVTIVKDGVRTDVPVTKIVPVDATGAGDQFAAGFLYGLATGTDMLTAGRMGTVAATEVITHMGPRPEASLPELFKQAGLL, from the coding sequence ATGAAGAAGTACCAGGTTGTCGGAATCGGCAACGCCATCGTCGATGTTCTGACGCGGGCCGATGACTCGTTTCTCGAGCACATGGGCATCACCAAGGGCATCATGCAGCTGATCGAGCGCGAGCGCGCCGAACTGCTTTACGGCGCAATGGACGGGCGCGTGCAGGCCCCCGGCGGCTCGGTCGCGAACACGCTCGCAGGCCTCGGCAATCTCGGGCTGCGCACCGCCTTCATCGGCCGCGTGCATGACGACGCGCTGGGGCGCTTCTACGCCGAGGCGATGGAGAAGGACGGCACCGCCTTCGTCAACCCGCCGGTGCCCGGCGGCGAGCTGCCGACCTCGCGCTCGATGATCTTCGTGTCCCCGGACGGCGAGCGCTCGATGAACACCTACCTCGGCATCTCGGCCGAGCTGGGGCCGGAAGATGTGGATGAGGCGGTCGCCGCCGAGGCCGAGATCGTCTTCCTCGAGGGCTATCTCTTCGACAAGGACAAGGGCAAGGAGGCCTTTATCCGGCTCGCCCGCGCCTGCCGCGCGGCGGGGGGCAAGGCCGGCATCGCCATCTCGGATCCGTTCTGCGTCGAACGCCACCGCGAGGACTTCCTGCAGCTCATCGAGCACGAGATGGACTACGTGATCGGCAACGAGGCCGAGATCCGCTCGCTCTATCAGGACAACTCGCTGGAGGCAGACCTGGAGCGAGTCGCGGCGATCTGCCCGCTGGTGATCTGCACCCGCTCGGGGGATGGGGTGACCATCGTCAAGGACGGCGTCCGCACCGATGTGCCCGTGACAAAGATCGTTCCTGTCGACGCAACCGGCGCGGGTGATCAGTTCGCCGCGGGCTTCCTCTACGGCCTCGCGACGGGCACCGACATGCTGACCGCGGGTCGCATGGGCACCGTGGCCGCGACCGAGGTGATCACCCACATGGGACCGCGCCCCGAGGCCAGCCTGCCCGAGCTGTTCAAACAGGCCGGGCTGCTCTGA
- the lptB gene encoding LPS export ABC transporter ATP-binding protein produces MARPTLTVTEGSHGLRIDHLRKSYRKRTVIRDVSLKLDRGEVVALLGPNGSGKTTTFYSIAGLVNPEGGQVTIDGRDVTYLPMYRRARLGIGYLPQEKSIFRGLSVEDNIAAVLDIAESDRHRRRERLEELLGSFSIEHLRRAPSLALSGGERRRVEIARCLAANPKYLLLDEPFAGVDPISVGDIRHLVADLKKRGIGVLITDHNVRETLEIVDRAYILHDGHVLMSGTPAEVVQNENVRRVYLGENFRIS; encoded by the coding sequence ATGGCCCGCCCGACGCTCACCGTCACCGAAGGCAGCCACGGCCTGCGGATCGATCACCTGCGCAAGAGCTACCGCAAGCGCACGGTCATCCGCGACGTCTCACTCAAGCTCGACCGCGGCGAGGTCGTCGCGCTGCTCGGGCCAAACGGCTCCGGCAAGACCACGACCTTTTATTCCATCGCCGGCCTTGTGAACCCCGAGGGCGGGCAGGTCACCATTGACGGGCGCGACGTGACCTACCTGCCGATGTACCGCCGCGCGCGGCTCGGCATCGGCTACCTGCCGCAGGAGAAGTCGATCTTCCGCGGCCTCTCGGTCGAGGACAACATCGCCGCGGTGCTCGATATCGCCGAGAGCGATCGCCACCGCCGTCGCGAGCGGCTCGAGGAGTTGCTCGGCAGTTTCTCGATCGAGCATCTGCGCCGCGCGCCGTCGCTGGCGCTGTCGGGCGGCGAGCGGCGCCGGGTCGAGATTGCCCGCTGCCTCGCAGCCAACCCCAAGTACCTGCTGCTCGACGAACCCTTCGCCGGTGTCGACCCGATCAGCGTCGGCGACATCCGGCATCTCGTGGCCGATCTGAAGAAGCGCGGCATTGGCGTGCTGATCACCGACCATAACGTTCGCGAGACGCTCGAGATCGTCGACCGGGCCTACATCCTGCACGACGGGCATGTGCTCATGTCGGGCACGCCGGCCGAGGTGGTGCAAAACGAAAACGTGCGCCGCGTTTACCTTGGTGAGAATTTCCGCATCAGCTGA
- the nth gene encoding endonuclease III — MAKQLDYHTIREIFTRFHASEPEPKGELDHVNAYTLVVAVALSAQATDAGVNRATHALFKIADTPEKMLALGEEALTQHIKTIGLYRNKAKNVMKLSKILVEDYGGEVPCSRAALESLPGVGRKTANVVLNMWWHYPAQAVDTHIFRFGNRSGVCPGKDVVAVERAIEDNIPVDFQQHAHHWMILHGRYTCVARKPKCGACLIRDLCQFEEKTL; from the coding sequence ATGGCCAAGCAGCTCGATTATCACACGATCCGCGAGATCTTCACCCGCTTTCACGCCTCCGAACCGGAGCCGAAGGGGGAGCTCGATCACGTCAACGCCTACACGCTGGTTGTGGCCGTGGCGCTCTCTGCGCAGGCGACCGACGCTGGCGTGAACCGTGCCACGCACGCGCTGTTCAAGATCGCCGACACGCCCGAGAAGATGCTCGCCTTGGGCGAAGAGGCCCTGACCCAGCACATCAAGACCATCGGGCTTTACCGCAACAAGGCCAAGAACGTCATGAAGCTGTCGAAGATCCTCGTCGAGGACTACGGCGGCGAGGTGCCCTGCTCGCGCGCCGCGCTGGAGAGCCTGCCGGGCGTCGGGCGCAAGACCGCCAACGTCGTGCTCAACATGTGGTGGCACTACCCGGCGCAGGCGGTGGACACGCATATCTTCCGCTTCGGCAATCGCTCGGGCGTCTGTCCGGGCAAGGACGTGGTCGCTGTCGAGCGCGCCATCGAAGACAATATCCCCGTGGATTTCCAGCAGCATGCGCATCACTGGATGATTCTGCACGGGCGCTACACCTGCGTCGCTCGCAAGCCCAAATGCGGGGCCTGCCTGATCCGCGACCTCTGCCAGTTCGAGGAAAAGACCCTATGA
- the polA gene encoding DNA polymerase I, with the protein MTQFGKGCHLHLIDGSAFIFRAYHALPPLTRKSDGLPIGAVSGFCNMLQKYVEDSSGPDAPTHVAVIFDKGSHTFRNDLYDQYKANREAMPEDLRPQIPLTREATIAFNIACKELEGYEADDIIATLSCQAREAGGRVTIISSDKDLMQLVGDGVEMLDAMKNRRIDRDGVIEKFGVGPERVVDVQALAGDSIDNVPGAPGIGIKTAALLINEYGSLEELLDRAEEIKQPKRRQTLVENRAQIELSKKLVQLDCDTPLDFTLDDLEVQDPDPEKLLAFLAAMEFSTLTKRIANTLGAEAPVITEAKAPPANAPAAADAPEMPPIDPANYTWVKSAADLTPWIAQARQRGWVAVDTETTGLNEMTCELVGISLAIEPGQACYIPLAHRAAGGEADLFGSDDLAEGQMPMNEALDLLKPLLEDPAVMKIGQNMKYDAKVLSRYGIGVAPIDDTMLISYALNAGLHNHGMDALSERYLGHVPIPIKDLLGSGKKMITFDRVPIEDAVKYAAEDADITLRLWKLLKPRLHQSRVTRVYEGTERPLVPVLAEMELAGVQVDRNTLSRMSTAFAQKMAGLEAELHELAGHSFNVNSPAQVGEILFAEMGLEGGKKTKTGAWSTPAEVLEDLATEHDFAALVLDYRQLQKLKSTYTDALQEHINPETGRVHTSYSIAGANTGRLASTEPNLQNIPVRSEEGRRIREAFVAPEGKVIVSLDYSQIELRILAHMADIDALKQAFRDGQDIHAMTASEMFGVPMEEMTSEVRRRAKAINFGVIYGISGFGLARNLRIPRGEAQAFIDRYFERFPGIKTYMDDTIAFAKEHDRVETLFGRVIHTPEINAKGPHAGFARRAAINAPIQGTAADIIRRAMIRMPAAIEGQPAKMLLQVHDELIFEVAEEGVDKLIATAREVMEGAAEPVVKLDVPLVVDAGQGKNWAEAH; encoded by the coding sequence ATGACCCAGTTCGGCAAAGGCTGCCACCTGCATTTGATCGACGGTTCGGCCTTCATCTTCCGGGCCTACCACGCGCTGCCGCCGCTCACGCGCAAATCCGACGGGCTGCCCATCGGCGCTGTCTCGGGCTTTTGCAACATGCTGCAGAAATACGTCGAGGACAGCTCCGGCCCCGATGCGCCGACCCATGTGGCGGTGATCTTCGACAAGGGCAGCCATACCTTCCGCAACGACCTCTACGATCAGTACAAGGCTAATCGCGAGGCGATGCCCGAGGACCTGCGCCCGCAGATCCCGCTCACCCGCGAGGCCACGATCGCCTTCAACATCGCCTGCAAGGAACTCGAGGGCTACGAGGCCGATGACATCATCGCCACGCTGTCGTGCCAGGCGCGCGAGGCGGGCGGGCGCGTGACGATCATCTCCTCGGACAAGGACCTCATGCAGCTGGTCGGCGACGGCGTCGAAATGCTGGATGCGATGAAGAACCGCCGCATCGACCGCGACGGTGTGATCGAGAAGTTCGGCGTTGGGCCGGAGCGGGTGGTCGACGTGCAGGCGCTGGCCGGGGACTCTATCGACAACGTGCCGGGCGCGCCAGGCATCGGCATCAAGACCGCCGCGCTGCTGATCAACGAGTATGGGTCGCTCGAGGAGCTTCTGGACCGCGCCGAGGAGATCAAGCAGCCCAAGCGCCGCCAGACGCTGGTCGAGAACCGCGCGCAGATCGAGCTGTCGAAGAAGCTGGTGCAGCTCGACTGCGACACGCCGCTCGATTTCACGCTGGACGATCTCGAGGTACAGGATCCCGATCCCGAGAAGCTGCTCGCCTTCCTCGCCGCAATGGAATTCTCGACCCTCACAAAGCGCATCGCAAACACCCTCGGAGCCGAAGCGCCGGTGATCACCGAGGCCAAGGCTCCTCCGGCCAATGCGCCCGCAGCCGCGGATGCGCCCGAGATGCCGCCCATCGACCCCGCCAACTATACTTGGGTCAAAAGCGCCGCCGACCTCACGCCCTGGATCGCGCAGGCGCGCCAGCGCGGCTGGGTGGCGGTGGACACCGAGACCACGGGCCTCAACGAAATGACCTGCGAGCTGGTCGGCATCTCGCTGGCCATCGAGCCGGGACAGGCCTGCTATATCCCGCTGGCGCACCGCGCGGCGGGCGGCGAGGCGGATCTCTTCGGTTCGGACGATCTCGCCGAGGGGCAGATGCCGATGAACGAGGCGCTCGACCTGCTCAAGCCGCTGCTGGAAGACCCGGCGGTGATGAAGATCGGCCAGAACATGAAATATGATGCCAAGGTGCTGTCGCGCTACGGCATCGGCGTCGCGCCGATCGACGACACCATGCTGATCTCTTATGCGCTGAACGCCGGGCTGCACAATCACGGCATGGATGCACTGTCCGAGCGCTACCTCGGCCACGTGCCGATCCCGATCAAGGACCTGCTCGGCTCGGGCAAGAAGATGATCACCTTCGACCGGGTGCCGATCGAGGACGCGGTGAAATACGCCGCCGAAGACGCCGACATCACCCTGCGCCTGTGGAAGCTGCTGAAGCCGAGGCTGCACCAGTCCCGTGTCACCCGCGTCTACGAGGGCACCGAGCGCCCGCTGGTGCCGGTGCTGGCCGAGATGGAGCTTGCCGGCGTGCAGGTGGATCGGAACACGCTGTCGCGCATGTCCACCGCCTTTGCCCAGAAGATGGCAGGGCTGGAGGCCGAGCTGCACGAGCTGGCGGGGCATTCGTTCAACGTCAACTCCCCGGCGCAGGTGGGCGAGATCCTCTTTGCCGAGATGGGGCTCGAGGGCGGCAAGAAGACCAAGACCGGCGCCTGGTCGACACCCGCCGAGGTGCTGGAGGATCTGGCGACCGAGCATGACTTCGCCGCCCTCGTGCTGGACTACCGCCAGCTGCAGAAGCTGAAGTCGACCTATACGGATGCGCTGCAGGAGCACATCAACCCCGAGACCGGCCGGGTGCACACCTCCTATTCCATCGCCGGGGCCAACACCGGCCGTCTCGCCTCGACCGAGCCGAACCTGCAGAACATCCCGGTCCGCTCGGAAGAGGGGCGGCGCATCCGCGAGGCGTTTGTGGCGCCCGAGGGCAAGGTCATCGTCTCGCTCGACTACAGCCAGATCGAGCTGCGCATCCTCGCGCATATGGCCGATATCGACGCGCTGAAGCAGGCGTTCCGCGACGGGCAGGACATCCACGCGATGACCGCGTCCGAGATGTTCGGCGTGCCGATGGAGGAGATGACCTCTGAGGTGCGCCGCCGCGCCAAGGCAATCAACTTCGGCGTCATCTACGGCATCTCTGGCTTTGGTCTTGCCCGCAACCTGCGGATCCCGCGTGGCGAGGCGCAGGCCTTCATCGACCGCTATTTCGAGCGCTTCCCGGGCATCAAGACCTACATGGACGACACCATCGCCTTCGCCAAGGAACATGACCGGGTCGAGACGCTCTTCGGCCGGGTGATCCACACGCCCGAGATCAACGCCAAGGGCCCGCACGCCGGGTTTGCCCGCCGTGCGGCGATCAACGCCCCGATCCAGGGCACGGCGGCGGATATCATCCGGCGGGCGATGATCCGCATGCCCGCAGCGATCGAGGGCCAGCCCGCCAAGATGCTGCTGCAGGTCCACGACGAACTGATCTTCGAGGTTGCCGAGGAGGGGGTCGACAAGCTGATCGCCACCGCGCGCGAGGTCATGGAAGGTGCCGCCGAGCCGGTGGTGAAGCTCGACGTGCCCTTGGTGGTGGACGCCGGGCAGGGCAAGAACTGGGCCGAGGCGCACTGA
- a CDS encoding methylated-DNA--[protein]-cysteine S-methyltransferase, whose amino-acid sequence MGELAQQGYHFHVMRRAIELIDAGGPQMTLERLADEMDMSPAHFQRLFSRWAGVSPKRFQQYLALGHAKALLSERFSTLETAHAAGLSGGGRLHDLFLRWEAMSPGEFARGGQGLTIFWGWFESPFGPALAMGTEKGICGMAFAADAGEEETFRDLLARWPKAEFIEDPMFLRPWVLAAFGVQQQGEVPIYLIGAPFQIKVWEALMRIPSGHVTSYSEIAEAIGSPRAVRAVGTAVGRNPVSWLIPCHRALRKSGGLGGYHWGLPVKRAILAWESARLEAEERAL is encoded by the coding sequence ATGGGCGAGCTTGCACAGCAGGGCTACCACTTCCACGTCATGCGCCGGGCGATCGAACTGATCGACGCGGGCGGCCCGCAAATGACGCTCGAGCGGCTGGCCGACGAGATGGACATGAGCCCGGCGCATTTCCAGCGCCTCTTTTCGCGGTGGGCGGGGGTCTCGCCGAAGCGGTTCCAACAGTATCTCGCGCTCGGCCATGCAAAGGCGTTGCTGTCGGAACGCTTTTCGACGCTGGAGACCGCGCATGCGGCGGGGCTCTCGGGCGGCGGGCGGCTGCATGACCTCTTCCTGCGCTGGGAGGCGATGAGCCCCGGCGAGTTCGCCCGGGGAGGGCAAGGGCTGACGATCTTCTGGGGCTGGTTCGAGAGCCCGTTCGGCCCGGCGCTCGCCATGGGCACAGAGAAGGGCATCTGCGGCATGGCGTTTGCCGCCGATGCAGGAGAGGAAGAGACCTTCCGCGACCTGCTCGCCCGCTGGCCCAAAGCCGAGTTCATCGAGGACCCGATGTTCTTGCGACCCTGGGTGCTAGCCGCCTTCGGGGTGCAGCAGCAGGGCGAGGTCCCGATCTATCTCATCGGCGCGCCCTTCCAGATCAAGGTCTGGGAGGCGCTGATGCGCATCCCCTCGGGCCATGTCACCAGCTATTCGGAGATCGCCGAGGCCATCGGTAGTCCGCGCGCGGTGCGTGCCGTGGGCACGGCAGTGGGGCGCAACCCGGTCTCGTGGCTGATCCCCTGCCACCGGGCGCTGCGCAAGTCGGGCGGGCTGGGGGGCTATCACTGGGGCCTGCCGGTCAAGCGGGCGATTCTCGCCTGGGAGTCGGCGCGGCTCGAGGCGGAAGAGCGCGCGCTCTGA
- a CDS encoding LptA/OstA family protein: protein MVRSVALMIALFAWSGLAAAQGTQVAFGGMTQDTSAPVEVTADQLEVNQTDGTALYTGNVVIGQGEMRLAAPRVLVVYAEGQDGGQGRIQRMEASGGVTLVSGEEAAEAERADYDIDGGTVVMSGNVLLTQGGNALTSERMVVNLTNGTAQMAGRVKTVINQDGSGQGQN, encoded by the coding sequence ATGGTCCGCAGTGTCGCCCTGATGATTGCCCTCTTCGCCTGGAGCGGGCTTGCCGCTGCCCAGGGCACGCAGGTGGCCTTTGGCGGCATGACGCAGGACACCAGCGCGCCGGTCGAGGTCACCGCCGATCAGCTCGAGGTCAACCAGACCGACGGCACCGCGCTCTATACTGGCAATGTTGTCATCGGACAGGGCGAGATGCGCCTCGCCGCGCCGCGGGTGCTGGTGGTCTATGCCGAGGGACAGGACGGCGGCCAGGGTCGGATCCAGCGCATGGAGGCCAGCGGCGGTGTCACGCTGGTCAGCGGCGAGGAAGCCGCCGAGGCCGAACGCGCCGATTACGACATTGATGGCGGCACCGTGGTGATGTCCGGCAATGTCCTGCTGACACAGGGCGGCAACGCGCTGACGTCCGAGCGCATGGTGGTGAACCTGACAAACGGCACGGCGCAGATGGCCGGGCGGGTGAAGACGGTGATCAATCAGGACGGCAGCGGGCAGGGACAGAACTAA
- the lptC gene encoding LPS export ABC transporter periplasmic protein LptC has product MVQRGDTYSRLIAWLKLLLPLVALASLSTLFLLSRGSQTSQDLPFAEGSVPDSEVVMAPQYAGTTARGDAITMTAQRLRPTGKREGELEADGFSATMDMTDGSHLTLDADLATIREEEKGALLQKSVRITSSAGYEMVTEKMRTALDRIEAETLAPVSGEGPAGRFTAGRLKITSSGETDDVQLLFTDGVKLIYDPKKK; this is encoded by the coding sequence ATGGTGCAGCGCGGGGACACATACTCACGGCTGATCGCCTGGCTGAAGCTGCTCCTTCCGCTGGTGGCGTTGGCGTCGCTTTCGACGCTGTTCCTGCTGTCGCGCGGCTCGCAGACTTCGCAGGATCTGCCCTTCGCCGAGGGCAGCGTGCCGGATTCGGAAGTGGTGATGGCGCCGCAATACGCCGGGACCACGGCGCGCGGCGATGCCATCACCATGACCGCACAGCGCCTCCGCCCAACGGGCAAACGCGAGGGTGAACTGGAGGCGGATGGCTTTTCCGCCACAATGGACATGACCGACGGCAGCCATCTGACGCTCGACGCCGACCTCGCCACGATCCGCGAGGAGGAGAAGGGCGCACTGCTGCAGAAGAGCGTCCGCATCACCAGTTCCGCGGGCTACGAGATGGTCACCGAGAAGATGCGCACGGCGCTCGACCGGATCGAGGCGGAGACGCTGGCTCCGGTCAGCGGAGAAGGGCCGGCCGGCCGTTTCACTGCCGGTCGGCTCAAAATCACCTCTTCCGGCGAAACCGATGACGTGCAACTGCTTTTCACCGATGGCGTGAAGCTGATATACGATCCGAAAAAGAAGTGA
- a CDS encoding ribonuclease D has protein sequence MANHLYQGDLPDGLDLGPAVAIDCETMGLNPQRDRLCVVQLSGGDGEAHLVQIARGQTEAPNLCRLLEDPQVLKLFHFGRFDIAAMYHAFGALAAPVYCTKIASRLVRTYTDRHGLKNLTHELLGVDISKQQQSSDWGAAELKPAQLDYAASDVLHLHRLRAVLDAMLEREGRREIAQACFEFLPTRAKLDLAGWPDTDIFAHV, from the coding sequence ATGGCGAACCATCTTTATCAGGGGGATCTGCCGGACGGGCTTGATCTTGGTCCGGCCGTGGCCATCGACTGCGAGACCATGGGGCTCAACCCGCAACGGGACCGGCTCTGCGTGGTACAGCTCTCTGGCGGCGACGGCGAGGCCCATCTCGTGCAGATCGCCCGTGGACAGACCGAGGCGCCGAACCTCTGCCGCCTGCTCGAGGATCCACAGGTGCTGAAGCTCTTCCACTTCGGCCGCTTCGACATCGCCGCCATGTACCATGCCTTCGGCGCTCTGGCCGCACCGGTCTATTGCACCAAGATCGCCAGCCGGCTGGTGCGCACCTATACAGACCGCCACGGGCTGAAGAACCTCACGCATGAATTGCTCGGGGTCGACATCTCGAAGCAGCAGCAGTCGAGCGACTGGGGTGCCGCCGAGCTCAAGCCCGCGCAACTCGACTATGCCGCCTCGGACGTGCTGCACCTGCACCGCCTGCGCGCGGTTCTGGACGCGATGCTGGAGCGCGAGGGGCGCCGCGAGATCGCCCAGGCCTGTTTCGAGTTCCTGCCGACCCGTGCGAAGCTCGACCTCGCCGGCTGGCCGGACACTGACATCTTTGCCCATGTCTGA
- a CDS encoding sugar transferase, translating into MTTHVSLPRSAVLELETLIDETLSGAPRHIAYRSLFKRLLDVTLVLLLALPALLVVLICAALIARDGHSPIYLQKRVGRNGSIFHMWKLRSMVPDADRLLEAHLRSNPQARMEWEFAQKLRNDPRITPVGRIIRKSSIDELPQLWNVLRGDMSLVGPRPMMVEQRAIYPGTAYYALRPGITGFWQTSVRNEASFTERARFDTDYLRDVSLVTDLKLLLRTAKVVWVGTGC; encoded by the coding sequence TTGACGACGCATGTTTCTCTGCCGCGCAGTGCGGTGCTCGAACTCGAGACTCTGATCGACGAAACGCTGTCGGGCGCGCCGCGTCACATCGCCTACCGCTCCCTGTTCAAGCGCCTGCTCGACGTGACCCTCGTCCTGCTGCTCGCGCTGCCTGCGCTCCTCGTTGTGCTGATCTGCGCCGCCCTCATCGCGCGGGACGGTCACTCACCCATTTACCTGCAGAAGCGCGTGGGGCGGAATGGCAGCATCTTCCACATGTGGAAGCTGCGCTCGATGGTCCCCGATGCCGACCGGCTTCTCGAAGCGCATCTGCGCTCCAATCCGCAGGCCCGCATGGAATGGGAGTTCGCCCAGAAGCTGCGGAACGACCCCCGGATCACCCCGGTCGGGCGGATCATCCGCAAAAGCTCGATCGATGAGCTGCCGCAGCTGTGGAACGTGCTGCGCGGTGACATGTCGCTGGTGGGTCCGCGTCCGATGATGGTCGAGCAGCGGGCGATCTATCCGGGCACTGCCTATTACGCGCTGCGCCCCGGCATCACCGGCTTCTGGCAGACGTCTGTGCGCAACGAGGCCAGCTTCACCGAACGTGCCCGTTTCGACACCGACTACCTGCGCGACGTCTCGCTGGTCACCGACCTGAAGCTGCTGCTGCGGACGGCGAAGGTGGTCTGGGTCGGCACCGGCTGCTGA
- the hpf gene encoding ribosome hibernation-promoting factor, HPF/YfiA family gives MRYQITGKQIDIGDALQTHVKQELGTVFGKYSGRPTDATITFSKSAHEYVCEVTVHLSTGLTTSAKDKATEIYSAFDGCGEKIDKQLRRYKRRLKDHHKDRAEPVELHNAASYILAREEDSQDYDEPDTLQPIIVAEMETKIPSLTVGEAVMQMELAGAPVLVFRNDKKDGVNVVYRREDGNIGWIDP, from the coding sequence ATGCGCTATCAGATCACAGGAAAGCAGATCGATATCGGCGACGCACTTCAAACCCATGTCAAACAAGAGCTTGGCACGGTGTTTGGCAAGTACTCCGGGCGTCCGACCGATGCGACTATCACCTTTTCCAAGAGTGCGCATGAATATGTCTGCGAGGTCACGGTTCACCTCTCTACAGGGCTGACCACCTCGGCCAAGGACAAGGCGACCGAGATCTACTCTGCCTTCGACGGCTGCGGCGAAAAGATCGACAAGCAGCTGCGTCGCTACAAGCGGCGGCTGAAGGACCATCACAAGGATCGCGCGGAGCCCGTTGAACTCCACAACGCGGCCTCGTATATCCTCGCCCGCGAAGAGGACTCGCAGGACTACGACGAGCCCGACACGCTGCAGCCGATCATCGTGGCTGAGATGGAAACCAAGATTCCCTCTCTGACCGTCGGCGAAGCCGTTATGCAGATGGAACTGGCCGGAGCTCCCGTGCTGGTCTTCCGCAATGATAAGAAGGATGGCGTGAACGTCGTTTATCGGCGTGAAGACGGCAATATCGGCTGGATCGATCCGTAA